From a region of the Thermodesulfobacteriota bacterium genome:
- a CDS encoding IPTL-CTERM sorting domain-containing protein: MEFFINEICSEGSLTCPSFVLADSDLRNVPTLSQLGLLAMAGLLGIVGFIVVRRRKLHVGA; the protein is encoded by the coding sequence ATGGAATTTTTTATCAATGAAATATGCAGTGAGGGTTCTCTTACATGTCCTAGTTTTGTTCTTGCAGATTCTGATCTTCGCAATGTTCCAACTTTATCTCAATTAGGTCTTTTGGCAATGGCTGGTTTATTAGGAATAGTTGGATTTATAGTTGTGAGAAGGCGTAAATTGCATGTAGGTGCTTAA